Proteins from a genomic interval of Candidatus Limnocylindrales bacterium:
- a CDS encoding 4-hydroxy-3-methylbut-2-enyl diphosphate reductase, whose translation MITVRIAKSAGFCFGVRDAIQIALDTAQSKQGPVHMLGHIVHNEHVVKSIHEAGVKVVNQVQDIDSGILLIRAHGAVPSIYEEAKKRGLQVVDATCPLVLEIHEYARELEKEGYRVVIIGDHGHDEVIGISGQVKDAIVIAKPEEADKVGRMKKIGVVVQSTQNIENVQKIVAKLVGKCQELKFINTICGPTTAHQNEIRTMPLENDVMIIVGSFTSANTKRLTAISQSLNPRTYQVESAADLNPAWFHGAQTVGVSAGASTPDSIINEVVEKIKSLG comes from the coding sequence ATGATCACAGTTCGTATAGCTAAAAGTGCAGGATTTTGCTTTGGAGTTCGGGACGCCATCCAGATTGCTCTGGATACAGCCCAAAGTAAACAAGGGCCTGTCCACATGCTGGGACATATTGTGCATAACGAACACGTGGTTAAGTCTATCCATGAAGCCGGAGTAAAAGTGGTAAATCAGGTCCAGGATATCGACTCGGGGATTCTTTTAATTCGGGCCCATGGAGCGGTCCCCAGTATTTATGAAGAAGCTAAAAAGCGAGGACTTCAGGTGGTCGATGCAACCTGTCCCCTTGTTTTAGAAATCCATGAATATGCCCGAGAGCTTGAAAAAGAAGGCTACCGGGTGGTAATTATCGGAGATCACGGGCATGATGAGGTGATAGGAATTTCCGGTCAGGTTAAAGACGCCATCGTTATCGCCAAACCGGAGGAAGCAGATAAAGTCGGTCGAATGAAAAAAATAGGGGTCGTCGTCCAATCCACCCAAAACATTGAAAACGTCCAGAAGATTGTAGCCAAGTTGGTAGGTAAATGCCAGGAATTAAAGTTTATTAATACCATCTGTGGGCCTACAACCGCTCACCAGAATGAGATTCGGACCATGCCCCTGGAAAACGATGTGATGATCATTGTAGGTTCTTTTACCAGCGCCAATACCAAGCGACTCACGGCTATCTCCCAATCCCTCAACCCTCGAACCTACCAGGTAGAGTCTGCTGCCGACCTGAATCCAGCCTGGTTCCATGGAGCCCAAACGGTTGGTGTCTCTGCAGGAGCCTCCACGCCGGATTCGATTATTAACGAGGTCGTGGAAAAGATTAAATCGTTGGGTTGA